A window of Loxodonta africana isolate mLoxAfr1 chromosome 3, mLoxAfr1.hap2, whole genome shotgun sequence genomic DNA:
cattgaaaagacaggaaagaaagaaaagaccaagatggatgtcagaggaggctcagaaacttgctcatgaacgttgagcagctaaagcaaaaggaagaaacgatgaagtaaaagaactgaacagaagatttcaaagggcagctcgagaagaaaaagtattataatgatgtgtgcaagagctagagatagaaaaccaaacgggaagaacatcctcggcatttctcaagctgaaagaactgaagaaaaaaattcaagccttgtgttgcaattttgaaggattctgtgtggaaaatattaaatgacaggggaagcatcaaaagaagatggaaagaatacacagagtcagtataccaaaaagaattagtcaactttcaaccatttcaagaggtagcatatgatcaggaaccgatggtactgaaagaagaagtccaagctgctttgaaggcattggtgaaaaacaaggctccaggaattgatggaatatcaattgatttgtttcaacaaacagatgcatccctggaggtgctcacttatctatgccaagaaatatggaagacagcttcctggccaactgactggaagagatccatatttatgcctataaaggtgatccaactgaatgtggaaattatagaacaatatcattaatatcacacgcgagcaaaattttgctgaagatcattcaaaaatagctgcagcagtatatcgacaaggaactgccagaaattcaggccagtttcagaagagcacgtagaaacagggatgtcattgctgatgtcagatggatctggctgaaagcagagactaccagaaggatgtttacctgtgttttattgactatgcaaagacattggactgtgtggatcataacaaattatgcataacatcacaaagaatgggaattccagaagacttaattgtgctcatgagggacctttacataaatcaagaggcagttgtttggacagaacaaggggatattgatttgtttaaagtcaagaaagttgtgggtcagggttgtattctttcaccatacctcttcaatctgtatgctgagcaaataatctgataagctagactatatgaagaagaacagggcatcaggattggaggaagactcattaacaacctgcattatgcagatgacacaaccttccttgctgaaagtgaaaaggacttgaagcacatactgatgaagatcaaagaccacagccttcagtatggattgcacctaaacataaagaaaaaaaaatcctcacacctggaccaacgggcaacattatgataaacagagaaaagattgaagttgtcaaggatttcattttacttggatccgcaatcaacagccatggaatcagcagtcaagaaatcaaaagacgcattgcattgggcaaatctgctgcaaagggccttttcaaaatgttgaaaagtaaagatatcaccttgaagactaaggagtgcctgacacaagccgtggtattttcagtcgcatcatgtgcatgtgagagctggacaatgaataaggaagaccgaagaagaatttacgcctttaaattatggtgttggtgaagaatattgaatataccatggactgccaaaagagtgaagaaatctgtcttggaagaattagagccaggatgctcctaagaagcaaggatagtgagactgcatcttaaatacttcagaaatgttgtcaggagggatcagtccctggagacggatgtcatgcttggcaaagtacagggtcagcaaaaaagaggaagaccttcaatgaggtggattgacacaatggctgcaacaatgagcttaagcataacaaagattgtaaggatggctcagaaccaggcagtgtttcgttgtgttgtgtgTAGGatagctatgggtcagaactgatggaacggcacctaagaataacaacaaatGGAAGTTTGATTAGAAAGGGATATATGATGCTATTCTCAGCAATCAGATGGGAGGAGATGTCTTTTGTATGATTCTATGGAAAGGTGTATTAACAATAGGTCCTCTATTCACAGTAGGTCCATGAAGAGTCAGTTTTGTGTCTCAGCATGATGTCTGGCTATGACACGTGACTCTCTTGCAGCCATCTGTGACCATGAGGGAGACCATTCCTAGGATGAAGGCACCTCGTGGGGAAATGAATGAAGTCCTACTGTCCTGTTTCTATGCATTTCCAATCCCTGATGTCCTTGTAATGAAAGATAACTCTCTTTATTGTTTGAGCATTTAGAGTCAGGGTTGTTGTTTTCTTCGTAATACCAAAGCCTTCCTCGGTGATAAGTTTCAATTATCTCACAATCACCTGAAGCCACAGCAATAATCTAATCAGCCAATTTTATACAGGATCAAGTTGAATGTGATGAATGTTGATGACACCAGGGGCACATGCAGCTTACCAATGACAGTCGTAATAATTTCTAAATTGGGGCATGAAAGGTCAGATGCCTTGTCACTCAGTGAGACTAACCCTGGGGTGCCATTCACATGAATCTATCAGTGGATAAAGCTGAAGTTATGGTTTGCTTACATCCTTCACCAGCCCATTCCACTTTCTCATTCTTTCTTCTGAGAATGTTTCCCCAAAATCACTATAACAAAACCTacctcaggctctgcttctatGGAACCTAATGAAATTGATTTTACAGAGTTGAAATAATTTGTCAAACAGCACAGAGCTACACAAAGAGTGAAGTCAGATTTCAACCCCAAGTTTAATTACACTTAGCCATTATGTTATCTCTTCATTTTAGAAGAATATGGTAATGGAAAAGTCAGGCATTCTGGCTCAAGGGTACTTTGTCACTTTGACTCAATCCAGAAATCCAAACCCAAAGCAGATAATATAATCACTGAAAAGCAATTGTGTACCTGATAAGGTTTCTTGTGGCTCCTTTCACGTCCCTGTTTCTCAGGCTATAGATGAAGGGATTCATCATGGGAGTTACCATAGTGTACACCACTGAAGCTACTGCGGTCTTCCAAGAAGAGTGTGTAAATGTCGTACTTACATATGCACCAAAAGCTGTCCCATAGAATAAGGAAACAACTaagaggtgagacccacaggtaGAAAAAGCTTTATACTTTCCACCTGCTGATGGCATTCTCAAAGTGGAGGAGACAATTTGAGTATATgagaaaatgattccagagaAGGGAACAACACCCAGTATGCTAGCTGCAAAATATAAGATGATGTTATTGGTGAGGATTTCAGAACAGGCAACTTTGACGACCTGAAAAACTTCGCAAAATAAGTAAAGGGTTTCCAGGTCTGTACAGAAGGACAGTCTCAACAACATCAGACTGTGGAGCAGGGCATTCACAATGCTAACGAGCAAGGAGACTAGAATAAGCAGGCCACAGAAGCGGGTGTTCATGATGACCATGTACCTCAGTGGgtgacaaatggccacatagcggtcataggccatcactccAAGAAGAAAATTTTCCAAACTAGCAAAAATCATGACAAAGCAGACCTGGGTGAGGCATCCTGCATAAGTGATGCTCTGATTCTGTGCTTGgaggttcaccagcatctttgggatcgtggtggtgctgaaacagatgtcagtaaaggagagagtggaaagaAAGGAGTACATGGGGATGTGGAGGTGGGGGTCAGAGCTGACGGCCAGGGTGATGAGCAGGTTTCCCAGGACAGTGACCAGATATATGGACAGGAACAGGCTGAAGAAGAGAGGCTGCATTTCGGGATCCTCTGTCAGTGCCAGGAGAAGGAATTCTGAAACACCTGTTTGGTTTCTAGGTTCCATATTGTCAATGAATCTAATGGAAAAGATGAGGTGACTTACAATCAAATGTCAGCAAACACCATCTTGGGATGAGAATGAGAAGAATGGAGGGGAATACAAAGGTAGAGCCATATGTGTGCATgttatttagttaaaaaaaaaaaaagaagctgataTAGCAGAgtgtcaatatttatttattttggaaaaggatgaaAGGGTGGTCTTTTTTTATTAGagtatttttgttcattttaaatatttggcAATTTGGAAAAAACAGACTGGGAGGCAGGTGATGAGTCTGTCTTGGACACGACCTCTTTCTCCAGAGGTCAGAACTGGGCAACAGAAATAAATATATCTCCCGCTTTTCGAAAGTTCACTTTATTCCACTTTACTTTTATGAAAGATCCACATTAATACTTGTTTTCTCCATTAACTAAAAGGTATCCGAAGAGACTTTTCACATTTATAAAAAAAGGGGAAGAGGGAAACTAGCGTTTAGCGTTCATTCTACAGAAAGCCATCTAAGAAGCAGCTCACACCCTGAGAAGTCAGTGTCTTTTGGACAAGTCCCTTCCCTGGGACCTACACTCAGCATCTCAGTGTAAAATGGCATAGTTTTGAACTGTCTGTTAACGCTGTACGTTAGTGTCATTTTAAGTTCGTATGTGTTACTTAGTATGatttggtgagttattttttgggtctgggaatGCTCACAAAATTTTCCCATATACATTAATGATAATTTTCTTCGCTTTACACCATTTCggcttatgaaatatttcataggaaTGTTCTACTTTCAGGTAGTGGGAGAAACTTGTAATGTAAAGGTATGTTGAGAGCCAGGAATGGGAAGATAAGGTGATATTAATGAGCCCTGTTTCATCACCACAAGAATGTTGAAATTACAGAGAATTTGAAAGCAGTCATCATGCTAGAGAAGGGGCTGTTCAGGAGGAAAATGGTCCTTGTCATTGTGGAGAGGGAGGAGGACACTAGTAGAATGACAGCTCCTTGACATCAGtgcaaagatacaaggaaacatGTCGGAAAGATGGGAGATAGTTAGGCAGGAGTTCAGGGGTGACTTGATTCCAGTCATTTCATGCACATACTATCTTCACGTGCATCACTCCCTTGGATGAAACTATTAAAACACCTGTCTCCGTTTCCAAACATTAACTAAGGGATTTAGGTTACCTGGCTGGCATCAGTGAGGAATGATGCTTGACATCTGCCCTGGATGTTGGATGATGCAGGTGGAAGAGCTTTGCTCAGGAAATGCAGAAGGACCAAGTGAGGCATCAGGCCCCTGAGCAAGAGGCTCATCTGTGGGAGGATTCCCAGGTGTGCTGTTTCCTGGCTGGGGGAGGAATATTGAGTGAGGTCATCACAGGTAGACTATTTGTACTCTCTAGGTCCCTGGGGGCTCAATATCCAAAGCTCCTCATTAACCAAACACTTTTCTTGTCATTCTGATGGCAGGACAGTGAATATCTTTATGGGCCAGGACAATAGAAGGTAGAATTCAGGAAAGCTGATTCCCAGTCCCTGGGGGACCAGCTGTTTGCCATTTACTTCTCTCTACCTGTTTCTCTTACCTTCATGTCACATACCTCGCACATGTGGGTACACCATCCTTCTCTAATTGCATTGCTGCCTTTTTAAGTACAACCGAAAGCATATCCATCTCACCAATGGTATTAAAAAGCCTGATTCCAATTTTAGGtgtgaaaatataatttatatatgatGGTAGAGATAATATCTTGAGAAATATAGCTAGGCTATGATAAAATGTAAATCTGTAGCATTGTTCGTGTCATTTGAATATCCCGTGATCCTCACTCTTCATTCTGTATATTTATACAGAGCATATTTTAAGCTATTCTCTGTGATCAATTCTGGCTGTGATCACTATAGATAGACCTGTTACTCCCTTTTTATGGTTTcatatttagctttttttttgttgtgtcccaatAATTTTGATACACATTTCTCTTCACAGTTGAATGTGGGTTGATATTTTGgcttttgatttttaatggagCTGTGAGAAATCACAAGGTCACTGGCTAGGCATTAGTATGTAGGTTTATCCATATTCAGTAGATTTAGTTAGATGACAAAAATTATTTAATAGATGAAGATGGTGTCCCATGTGAATATTCACTTAAAAACCTTCATCTTTAATGAATACAATGTTTTCATATGCTTATCCATTGATTTTACTACACGtagtttccatatgaattttatttGCTAATCTACAGTATTCTCAATATATGTTGTATGAGAAACAATTGGAGACAAGATGGCATTATAACGTCACCCTTCACCGTCCTAACCTCATTCACTTCAAACATatgacataattaaaaaataagaaggcATAGTGGGTTCAAAAAGAAGAATGTAAATTTCTACTGAAACCTTCTATTCAAATAGAATTGGCCAGTcatattttttttactgtgttttaagttaaagtttacagtttaagttagtttctcatacaaatatctacacacacattgttatgtgaccctagtctctccctataatgtgatagcacactcctcctttccaccctggagttcccgtgtccattcaaccacctcctgTTCCTTCTGTGATGTttgcttgatagatttttttccatcttttgagttttagtttgtgtctttaaggtgtgtctcttgtaggcagcatatagatggatcgtgttttttatccattctgccactctgtctcttcattggtgcatttagtctatttacatccAGAGTAAGTATTGACAgctgtgagtttagtgctgtcatttcatgtcttttttggtgcgttgtttgttggtagtttctttgtttcacttcattttctgtgctgagttgtttttatgcattttcttttcacctttttcattgttgttgattttttatttgctgagtcttatgtttttcttgttttttgataGGATcgttagtttcttttgtggttaccttaatatttacccctatttttctaagtttaaaccaatcttttatttctttatattgccttgccttcctatCCAAATGAAAGATCAATGACCACATTTTTAAGTCCCTCTTTTCTGTTTTAGTGTTgttgtcttttacatattgacacctctgtttccctattttctgtgttttgctttgatttattttgtgacttccttatctgggttgatatccggTTGCtccgtcctgtgttctagtcttcggTTGTTATctgctgttattgattttctaactggaggactccctttagtatttctcgtaattttggtttggtttttgccaattccctaaacttctatttatctgagaatgtcctaattttgccatcatatttgagagacagttttgctggatatataaatcttggctggcaattttttttccttcaaggctttatatgtatcattgcattgccttcttgcctgcatggtctctgctgagtagtctgagcttagtcttatggaTTCTTCTGTGTAACTTCTTGTTTATCTTTAgccacttttaaaattctctctttatctttggttttggcaagtttgattataatatgtcttggtgactttttttggcttggtgactttcttttgtaatCTATCTTTTATGGGTTTGGTGAGctccttggatagatatcttctcatttttcatgatttcagtgaagctttctgccaacaaatcttcaaaaattctctctgtattctttGTTATtcacccctgttctggtactccaaccactcgtaggttttcctcttgatagagtctcacataatcCTTAGGgcatcttcatttttttaaaaaaatcttttatctgattcttcctcaaataagttggtgtcaagtgctttgtcttcagtctcgctaattctgacttccattgcctcaattctgctcctatggctttctattgagttgtctaattctgaaattttattgttaatcttttggatttctgtttgacgtctctctatggattcttgcagcctgttatatttgtcattatgctcttgtataagcttcttaagttcctctatggctttgtctctgtgtttcttggcttgttctgcattttgcttgatcttcctgatctcttgaagattttagcatattagtcttttgaattctacctctggtaattccaagaaattttcTTTGTCTGGAGGGTTTCTTGATTccttgttttggtggcttgctgaagtcatcaaggtctgcctctttctgtgatttttatattgactgttatcCCTGAGCTATCAATAAGTTACTATATTTAtgctttttatgtttgtttactgcatcctagcttcttgttttgttttcatataccCACATAGGCTGttcgtgtgagctagtttgattattggcacctttgaaactCTCatatcctgtctccaggtggctgGTGCTATTACTAGAtatgtaagcccaggagtccatttacttatCTTGGGTGGATTCAGCTAGGTTTCTTGTCGTTGGTCACCGAGTGTGTAGTGCAgattctcacctacagtcctagatgggcaggagtgggtggagcaggcacaggtatctggctgtagtaaAGGGTCATATGCTcatcaaggcagggggctgagtgCTGCTGCTGAGTGTCTGTGTGGAAGgtgtgttcctgttccctagagtatgtaggtaggtgggttttgcagccagactatgggcactcaAGACTACTGGCTGTAAGGGCTAGGAGTTACCACTTAGTCTTGcatccctgtcatgggtggttCAGTAgagtgagtggagccaccagtactcaggcccctgatgttggtaggtgaggacTGTGCTTAAAGGGCAgggcggtgtcaaatgtcatgaacctaccACTCCCCCTTATGACAGATACAGATGAAAGTAGACTTCAGTAATACACCCTGTTATACTGTGCTTATGAGGGcttacgctgttgaaatgggcccacacagctcTATGtagtggtgaaaggcattcaaagtctttggaccccttatgcctgtgcctaggtaaAGGGCTATGTCTGCCccaagttcccagcttaggggaactGGTAGattaatttttcctgtttgttaatttgttccctctccaaagccaggagaatggctgggGTGCGTAACgagtcctacttctggcccaaggAGTGCAGTGATAGCTGAAGTTGGCCGGGGACCCAGAGCAGAGTGGAGAAAGGGCAGATAAACGGGAAAGAGGTACTTCCcaaaaagctttttttaaaatcatacagTTGGTTAAAtcttgtacttatcttttgccaacttatcACCTTTTCTTGCTGATTCTGGAGGTTTGAGCACTCTCTTCTGATGTGGAAAACGCGTCCCAAGTGTCACTGCTTGCCTCTCCACTTGTGCCTGTTGactcagcctgcagggtgccattTCCAGCCAGGTCAGGACTGGCAACTCATAGctacttctgaactgtctgtccccctgctgctcagtccggtttctcaactttgtctttgatgttcaggactcttagattttcatatatattcactttactttttgtgtgtgtgtgtgtctttgttgaAGAGGGACCACAAGAAGTATCTGACTACTCCGTCATCTTGGCTTCACCTCCTCCAGTCATGCTTTTCTTAGTGCATCAGGTTAGGTTTCCTGGGAAGAAGATTAGGATGCCAAAGATTTCTTAGGGAGTACTTCTTGGATCAGCACGtgtgaaagagaaaggaagggagaagaatTGGGCAGAGGAAGAAATTCAGTTGGGATGCAGTCTGAAGATTAGCCTCTGCTGACCCTGCAGGGAGCTCTGGAACTGAAATGGCCCTTTTGAGTTATCCTAGTTTGAGGAAGAGGGTCAGGCCTTTAAAAGGTGTGTTGATGCGTCATTGGTTGCAACCTAGGAGGAGGCTTGGCTTTGGGTACAGAAGTgctcttcttctgaggcacttccaaATGGGATTAACAGTTAAAGTTGCTCTGCTAGGCTAAGTGCTGAAGCAAGTGCTTCTAAtatgtgaaaataaaaaaaaagcaggaaagaaaagaaaggagcagAATGAGAAAGCCAGACCTGGAATAAAGTTGTGTTGGCTCACATTCATTGAGCACATTGAATACTTCTTAGGTGGCAGGCATTgtatttgttgctgttagttgctactgagtcagcACCAACTAATTGGACCCCATGTATAACCAAATGAAATCCTCCTTGATATTGTGCCACCTTCACAGTTTTTGGTATGTTTGTGTTCATTGTAGTGgctgttgtcaatccatctccttgaagattTCCCTGGCCTTTGCTGTTCCTCAGCTTTataaaacatgatgtctttctagtgattgatcccttctgatgaggcattcaaagtaagtgagttgaagaTCCAGAACCATATTCTGTTCTCCATCatgttttcatcggctgatttttagaagtagattgctaggactttcttcccagtctgccttagtctggaagttctactgaaacctgtccacaataggtgaccctgctgatgtttgaaatactggtggtatagcttccagcattacagcaacatacaagccaccacagtaataCGAATTGACATTAAAGTACGCACTTGTAGTCACTATGGTGCTTGACTCCACATCAGACTTTCCTAATAAAAGAATTAGTCTAAGCCTCCCAAGGTAATGAAATTTCTCTTAAAAGTAATTAGATTTGGGAGGTGCATATGTACCATACCAGGCTGATAATATGGGCTGTCTTCTAAATGATTCCTTGGGAAGACTATCTCTCCATTACAAAGAGACCAAATAGAGGCAGTCAGGTTTCTGTTCCTATTGTTCTTTCTGAAATGAtctatgtactactgcaacctTTGGTGACCATAAGGAAAACAACCTTAGGGAGGAACCAACATATGAAGAGTGAAAATGCAACATTATAACTGCATACCTGGACTTCCCAATCTCTGAAAACTTTGTTAGGAGTGATAATTGTTTTTAATGTTTGACCCTGTTTGTATCACTTCTAAAGTTGGGGCAACTCCAACATTACCCAACACATGAACTAATATACttatgccaactttttttttttttaactttatagaTGTTGAAACTGAGCTTGAAGCAAATTGTCAAAGGTCAGACAGCTACTACAGAGCAGAGGTAGGATTCAACTTGAAGTCCAGGATGAAGATCAGGTTCCTGAGATCATTGACTAGGTACATGGATGGGAACAGCCTAAAAAGGAGGGGCTGCAGTGCTGGATTCTCTGAGAGTATGAGAGAGAGGAATCCTGCTTGTTTTTCACgttttgttttctgatttcaTGTTCTTGATGAGTCTGATGGAAAAAATAGATGTGATGAGACACATAATAGATATACAAGGATCCGTCATTTTAGAGGAAGCCTCACATCTATACTGTGAAACAAAATGGATATTACAAATCCTTCTCTATGCtcactctttttcctttttcctcctcttccttttttccttcctctttcactctttttctctcagccctcctctctcctccactACCTCCTTCTTCAAATTTTAATTATTGAATAACCTAATGCCTAGAGGCTTACCAAATTCAAGACTATAGttgcctctgagaaacaaaggaGGGAAATGGACAGGAATAAAAAGAGTACGTCATCTTTATGCATACTATTGTGTTCATTTAAGAAGATAGTTGTTATGGCAAAATATCACAATTTATTAATTCTGGAAACATAAATACATGGGTATTTCTCCTGTTCTTCTGTGCTGTTGTGCCTGTTAGAATACTTCATTGATCAATGAAAGGAAATAGGTAAATGGCTGATTTAGCCTGTGGGTTCTGCCTAATTTTCCACCTCCTCCCACAGAGTTCTTATAAACAGATAATAGAATGAATACCAATGATCTTCCCTACAAAGCAGTATTAAGAATCATATATAGAAATGTAAGAACAGATCACCATACACCCCTGCTCTCTCAAaacaatattaaaatttttttggaaaaatCTACAACATTCATCAAAATTGAGCAAGGACAAGTTTGTCTTGAGATGGGAAAAGCCTCTGGAATTTTAGGGTCAGAGTAGGATGTCAGCAGAATGACAGTTGTTCAAGTATTGGTGTA
This region includes:
- the LOC135230490 gene encoding olfactory receptor 7G2-like codes for the protein MQPLFFSLFLSIYLVTVLGNLLITLAVSSDPHLHIPMYSFLSTLSFTDICFSTTTIPKMLVNLQAQNQSITYAGCLTQVCFVMIFASLENFLLGVMAYDRYVAICHPLRYMVIMNTRFCGLLILVSLLVSIVNALLHSLMLLRLSFCTDLETLYLFCEVFQVVKVACSEILTNNIILYFAASILGVVPFSGIIFSYTQIVSSTLRMPSAGGKYKAFSTCGSHLLVVSLFYGTAFGAYVSTTFTHSSWKTAVASVVYTMVTPMMNPFIYSLRNRDVKGATRNLIRYTIAFQ